One genomic region from Zalophus californianus isolate mZalCal1 chromosome 2, mZalCal1.pri.v2, whole genome shotgun sequence encodes:
- the PPAT gene encoding amidophosphoribosyltransferase has translation MELEELGIREECGVFGCIASGEWPTQLDVPHVITLGLVGLQHRGQESAGIVTSDGNSVPTFKTHKGMGLVNHVFTQDNLKKLYISNLGIGHTRYATTGNCELENCQPFVVETLHGKIAVAHNGELVNAAQLRKKLLRHGIGLSTSSDSEMITQLLAYTPPQEQDGTPDWVARIKNLMKEAPTAYSLLIMHRDVIYAVRDPYGNRPLCIGRLMPVSDINDKEKKSSEIEGWVVSSESCSFLSIGARYYREVLPGEIVEITKRSVQTLDIIPRSEGNPMAFCIFEYVYFARPDSIFEDQMVYTVRYRCGQQLAIEAPVDADLVSTVPESATPAALGYAGKCGLPYVEVLCKNRYVGRTFIQPNMRLRQLGVAKKFGVLSDNFKGKRIVLVDDSIVRGNTISPIIKLLKESGAKEVHIRVASPPIRYPCFMGINIPTKEELIANKPEFEHLAKYLGANSVVYLSVGGLVSSVQEGIKFKKQKVEKQDIMIQENGNGLECFEKNGHCTACLTGKYPVELEW, from the exons GGGTCAGGAGAGTGCTGGTATTGTGACCAGCGATGGGAATTCAGTACCAACATTCAAAACACACAAG GGAATGGGTCTTGTAAATCATGTCTTTACTCAAGacaatttgaagaaattatatatttcaaaccTTGGAATTGGACACACAAGATACGCCACTACAGGAAACTGTGAATTAGAAAATTGTCAGCCCTTTGTTGTTGAAACACTTCATGGGAAAATAGCTGTGGCACATAATGGCGAATTGGTAAATGCTGCTCAATTAAGGAAAAAG CTTCTGAGGCACGGTATTGGTTTGTCAACAAGTTCTGATAGCGAAATGATTACCCAGTTACTGGCGTATACCCCTCCTCAGGAACAAGATGGCACTCCAGATTGGGTAGCAAG gATTAAAAACTTAATGAAGGAAGCACCCACAGCATACTCCCTGCTTATAATGCACAGAGATGTTATTTATGCAGTTCGAGATCCTTATGGAAATCGTCCTTTATGCATTGGACGTCTTATGCCTGTATCTGATATAAATGATAAAG agaaaaaatcttcagaaatagaAGGATGGGTGGTATCTTCAGAATCTTGTAGCTTTTTATCAATTGGTGCAAG ATATTACCGTGAAGTCTTGCCTGGAGAAATCGTGGAAATAACCAAACGTAGTGTCCAAACTCTTGACATTATACCAAGGTCTGAAGGAAACCCGATGGCTTTTTGTATCTTTGAATATGTTTATTTTGCAAGACCAGATAGTATATTTGAAG ACCAAATGGTTTACACAGTAAGATATCGCTGTGGTCAGCAGCTCGCAATTGAAGCCCCTGTGGATGCAGATTTGGTTAGCACTGTTCCGGAATCTGCTACACCTGCTGCTCTCGGTTATGCAGGAAAG TGTGGGCTTCCATATGTGGAAGTGCTATGTAAAAACCGGTATGTAGGAAGAACCTTCATTCAGCCAAACATGAGGTTAAGACAGCTTGGTGTTGCAAAAAAATTTGGAGTATTGTCGGACAACTTTAAAGGCAAAAGAATTGTTCTTGTAGATGATTCAATTGTAAGAGGCAATACCATTTCACccataatcaaattgctcaaagAATCTGGTGCAAAAGAG GTACACATTAGAGTGGCTTCACCACCAATTAGATATCCATGCTTTATGGGAATAAACATACCAACAAAAGAAGAGCTTATTGCCAATAAACCTGAATTTGAACATCTTGCAAAATATCTGG gaGCAAACAGTGTTGTATATCTGTCAGTGGGAGGACTGGTTTCATCTGTACAAGAAGggataaagtttaaaaaacagaaagtggAAAAGCAGGATATTATGATTCAAGAGAATGGGAATGGTCTGGAATGCTTTGAAAAGAATGGTCATTGTACAGCTTGTCTCACTGGAAAATACCCTGTGGAATTGGAATGGTAG